TCATCGGGATTAGTGGAACGCTCTTTTTCTGGAGCGGAGGTTTGTTTCCCTCCTCATGGATGATTGCTCCTTGGATATTTAATGTCGTTTTTACGATTCATGCACTTACTCTTTTCCCTCCTTTTGCTGATGGGAAGCGCATGCTGGAAGCGGGAATAGCTATGAGACTACACAAGAAACTTGCTGTTCGAAAGGATGAATCTGTATGAGTAAAAAAAATAGAAAGAAAAAATACCCATTAGTTGCCTTTATCTCAGGTTCTCTTATTCTATTTGTTTTGATGATCACCTTCTTCTTTGTTTATGGTGCTGTGGGTGGGATCGAAGGTTGGCCTCCCCTCCAGTTGCACTTGGGCAGTATAGTCATTTTTGAGACGGTGATGCAAGCAGATGGTTCATTTCAAATGCAGTTTGGATTAGGAATTGTTCTGGTGGCGCTTCTGGGTGGGGCTCTTAATGCGCTCTTATCCTTCTTCTTAAACCGCTAAGTATGAACAAACATTAAAACAGGTGAGAAGACCATACTTCTCACCTGTTTTATTTCGATTTCATTACATTTTTATCCCTCATATTACATTTAATTTACATTGATATGACAAATTGTCACCTTTATAATAAACTTGTAAGCTCATGACCGTCGCAAGCGAAGTGACATCTTGTTTTTGAAACAGGCAAAGTCGAGGCTAAAAGTAAATGTGACAAATCAAATACAGCTTTATAAGCAGTAATCGATCCTGAAACCCTCGACGAATAAACCTCGAAGGTCGAAAGGAGATTATAAGATGAAATTTATTTATAAATTAGGATTATTGGCAATTGGGTTTGCCATGTTAGCCACTCTACTGATACCACTTAATGCGAAGGCAAATGCACCACAAACATTACAGATGCATAGCCAAAACGGTGATGTTTGGGATTTGCAGTATAGATTAAATCAGATGGGATATTATACAAGTGAACTTGATGGGGTTTTTGGATATCATACCAAACGTGCTGTTATGCAGTTTCAAGAGGACTTAGACTTGGCAGTAGATGGTATTGTTGGTACACAGACGTGGAAATCGATAAAAGCCAATAGCTACTCTAAAGCTGAGGTGACCCACCTGGCACGTGCCGTTTATGCGGAATCACGCGGTGAGCCTTATGAAGGGCAAGTGGCAGTTGCCGCCGTCATCTTGAATCGTATCGAATCGAAGGATTTCCCTAATTCTGTTGCAGGAATCGTATTTGAAGAGCATGCTTTTGAATCTGTATCCAACGGAACATTTTGGGATGAACCAAATGCAACTGCATATAAAGCAGTAGACGATGCACTTAATGGTTGGGATCCATCGCTGGAAGCATTGTTTTTCTATAATCCAGATACTGCTTCGTCCACGTGGATTCGCTCTCGTGAACAGACGGTGAAAATCGGAAGACATGTATTTGCAGAATAGACTTTGCATAGCCTGCCCCACTGGGGTAGGCTTTTATGTATCGTATGACATTAGGCCAATAGGTGACTTAAACCACATTAGGTGCAAATAAACTAATGATTGTAGTGATGGGATTGCCCCTTCTATGTCATCCTAAGAATAAAGGAGGGAATAAGTACAGTGACTCGTAAAAGAAAACGCAGATCTCTATTAGTTCCTGCGGCGGAAGCAGGAATGGAGCAATTAAAAACAGAAATCATGCAAAAACAGCTGGGTAGAGGACATGTAAGTCCGGAACAGATGAAATTGGAGATCGCAAAAGAATTACACGTACCTATGCAAGTAGGATATAATGGAGAGCTGAAGGCTAAACAAACAGGTAAAGTAGGCGGACAGATCGGTGGGGCGATGGTTAAAGAATTGGTTCAGCGTGGATTAAATCAATGGAGACATCAGCGTAATTAAACTCGTTACAGGATAACAATGAAATGTATGAAGCAAATGCTTTGCTGGTTTTCGGTATCGATTTGAATTTTGTATAAATGTTCTTTTAAGATAATATAGGGCTACTCACTATTCACTGTGAAATCTGTCATAATGAGTTCAGAAGTACTTCACGAGGAGGAAGGTTGAAATGGAGCGCGTCATTATACTATCAATGGGCTTTGGCACTGGACATAACGCGGCCGCAAAGGCGCTACAAACTGAATTTGAAAGTGTGCCTGATGTCACTGCCGAAGTGGTAGACCTGTTGGAGTTTACTCCTAGCTCCTTTCATCCTTTTTTACAATCAGGGTACCATCATATGTTGAAGAAATTCCCTAATTTCTACCACACACTATATGACTGGACTCAACAGTCGCGCGTATTTCGATATGTGTCAGCTGAATTTATTGATAAAGTGGGATGGATGTTGCGACCTAAGATGAAGCAGTTGCATCAGTCGATTCGGCCTACTCGAATCGTGACCACACATCCCTTTGCGCTTGCGATGTTACCGAGCAAGTGGAATAAATATTATTATACAGTGGGAGTGCTTACCGATTACGATTTGCATCCCCTATGGATGGCACAAGCTCCAGACTATTTATGTACTCCCAAGGGAATTTCGCTAGATGAGCGGTTGCGTGAAAAGATACAGTGGCACTATGGTTGTAAAATGGTGGAAACAGGGATTCCTGTCCACCGTAATTTTATCCAATCCGCTTGCCCAACCGAAGTACGCTCCCAATTACATCTATCCACCGCACAGCCGGTGGTTTTAGTCATGGGTGGAGGGATGGGGATGGGGCCAATGATGGAATTAGTAAATGAGCTTAAAGACCTACCTACTATGCAATTAGTGGTGATGACGGGACAAAATCAAGCGTTGCATGAACGATTATCTAAAGAATATGCTCATCTCCCTATCCGAGTGGAAGCATACCGGAAAGATATGGATTTATGGATGGAGGCAGCTGATCTACTTATTACCAAACCGGGTGGTATTACTGTGTCAGAAGCGATAGCAAAACGTCTACCAATGCTGTTGTACGAACCACTTCCAGGACAAGAAGAGGCGAACCAGCGTTACCTTGTACAACAAGGAGTGGCAGAGATCACTTCACAAGCCCGTGTGCGTGAACAAGTATTACGGTATTTGCAGCAACCCGAGGCCTTGATGTCGATTCATTATCGCCTCCAACGACTACAATCTGATGATGCTGCCAAACAAATCGTCCATCTAACCTTGTCACGTGCAAAAACAAGAGCAGGACGCATATCTTAACGATAGAGCAGATAGGAGGACGTTATATGAAGTTAGTCACCTATGAGATGAAGGAGCAGGATCTGATGATTCAAGCAGAACCTGTTTGTGGGAGAGTAGGATGGATTGAAGCAGACTATGTGGTAGATATAAGCTTTGCGCAAGAGTGGGCCACCTTTGCACAAGGGCTGCCATTAACCTTAACTTTACCGTCGGAAATGATTCCTTTACTGCAGTTAGAAGAACGAGGTAGAGTGGAGTTAGAGCGGGTGTATGAAGCAACCCAGGGTTTTGACGTTCGTGAGTTAACTGTGGAAGGGGAGCCGATTGCTCTCTCACTAGACGAGGTGGAGCTTAGTGCTCCTTTGCCCAACCCGGCTGGATTTCGTGATTTTTATGCCTTTGAGCAACATGTGAAAACATCGAGGGCGAAGCGAGAGTTAGAGATGATTGCCGAATGGTACCAAATTCCTGTCTTTTATTTTTCAAATCATCGTTCTATTCTGGGTCCATATCAGCCCCTTCCCTATCCCCAGGGCACAAAAGCACTCGATTATGAGTTGGAGATTGGTTGTGTGATCGGGAAGCGCGGGAAGAATATTAAGCGTACCGATGCGCACTCATATATAGCGGGATTTTGTATTGTAAATGATTGGAGTGCAAGGGATGTGCAACGGCAAGAGATGAAAGTAGGATTAGGGCCCGCTAAGGGAAAGGATTTTGCAACTTCCATTGGACCCTATTTAGTAACATTAGATGAAGTGGAAGAAAAACGAAGCGGTGAGCACTGGAATTTGCAGATGGAGGCACGGATTAACGGGTCTACTTTATCCAGAGGGAATGTTAAAGACTTATACTGGTCTTTTGCTCAAATGATTGAACGCGCTTCAATCGATTGTGAATTGATACCAGGTGATTTAATCGGTTCAGGGACAGTAGGAACAGGCTGTATTCTTGAGTTAGGAACAGAAGTTCATCCATGGATTTCCCCAGGTGATATTGTTGAACTGGAGATAGAAAAGCTAGGTGTATTAAAAACCGAAGTCGTTTAGTACGTACGAATAGGTAAACCTCTTCTGAAAATAAGGGGAGGTTTTTTCTTTTTGCAAAGGGATTGTGTACAATGTGAACATAAGAAAGGAAAGAAAAAGGCTCACTTTCATATAGGTGGGCATATGGTAGAGAAGAAAGGATTTTATATTATGGCACATGAGGGAACGCATATTCAGCTCAAGCCGCAACAAGTGATACGACTGCCCATTAAGAGAATGGGGATTAATGGCGAAGGCGTAGGCTTTTATCAACGACAAGTTGTTTTTGTAGAAGGAGCGATCCCGGGTGAACATGTACTTGCCCGTGTACAAGAAGTGAAGCGCCAGTTTGTACGTGCTTCGCTACTGAAGATCATCAAGCGATCTCCAGCGCGCATCAATCCCCCTTGTCCTGTCTATGACGAGTGTGGTGGTTGTCAGTTACAGCATATGAGTTATGAGAAACAACTAGTTGAGAAGCGAGAATTAGTGAAGGAAGCATTTAGTCGCTATACACGTATACGAAATCTTCCCCTTGAAGAAACAGTAGGTATGAACGCCCCCTGGGCATATCGAAACAAAGCACAGTTGCCACTACAAAAAGTGGGAGATCGGGTAGCGATGGGAATGTACTCCGCCCAGTCTCATCGGTTGGTAGAGATTGGGGATTGCGGTGTCCAACACGAACAGGTGAACAAGGTGTTAGAGTTGGCGCGCAGAGAACTGGAGAGCTTAGGTGTACCTATCTATCACGAAAAAAAACATAAAGGTGCCATTCGTCATCTGGTGGCGCGCGTGGGATTTACGACGGGAGAATTACAAGTAGTCGTAGTGAGTCGAACCTCAGATTTTCCTCAGCAGCAAGCGTTTATCTCACGCCTGATTACACAATTTCCCGCTATCACTAGTGTAGTGCTTAATGTGAATCCGATCAAAACATCACGCATTTTTGGGACAGAAAGCCGTGTGCTCTGGGGTAAAGAGAAAATTGAAGAGAAGTTAGGGGATCTTACTTTCCGCCTATCTGCCTTATCCTTTTTTCAGCTTAATCCTCAACAGACGGTACAGCTTTACAGGCAGGTAGAGAGGGTGGCCAATCTGCAAGGCGCGGAGACGGTAATTGACGCCTATTGTGGTGCAGGAACGATTGGATTATGGTTAGCCGCTTCGGCTGAGCGTGTCATAGGGATGGATACGACGAAAGAAGCGATTGTCGATGCGAATGAAAATGCACAGCATAATGGCATCACCAACGTAGAGTACCATGTGGGAGCAGCAGAAAAATTAATTCCGAAGTGGATGAAAGCGGGGTTGCAGCCAGACGTAATCGTTGTTGATCCGCCGCGAACGGGGCTGGGTGAGCCATTACGAACAGCACTAGTGCAGTCACCAATCCCTCGTCTTATCTATGTTTCATGTAATCCCTCAACATTGGCAAAAGACTGTGCAGAATTGGTCCGAGCTGGGTATCGAGTCAAACAGGTAATCCCAGTTGATTTATTCCCACAGACGGCACATGTAGAGGCCGTTTGTCTGTTGGAGGCAGGAAGATGAAAAAGATATTTTACGATGGAGTCTTTTCGGGGGAGAAAGAAGGTCAGACACCACTAGAAGCACTTTATGTGGAAGAGGGAACAATACGTGATCGAGGATCGAGTGCTGACATGTTGCTTCAACACGGACGTGCTGATGTAGCACGTGTAGATCTAGAGGGAGGGTTTTTTTACCCCGGTTTGATGGATAGCCATATGCATCTAGCAGCTCAAGGAAAAAAGATGTCCTTTCTTGATTTATCGGGAGCACGCACGAAGGAAGAAATGCTGTATTTGCTTAAGAGAAGGGTGGAGCAGACAGATCGTGGGGAATGGGTGATTGCCATCCAATGGGATGAAAACCGTCTTTTGGAAGGTAAGCCTCCTTCACTGCAAGAACTGGACGAGGTTGCCCCAGCTCACCCGCTGTTTTTGCTTCGCTCATGTTACCATATCTCTTTAGCCAACACGGAAGCATTTCGACGTGCTGGCATCCGTGAAGGTACCCCTGACCCTGAGGAGGGGTCGTGGGGGCGAGACATCGCTGGGCGCTTTGATGGTTGGGTGTATGAAAATGCGTCTCTTCCTTTTTATCGAGCGCAACCTCAGTTATCTTACGAGGAGCGTAAAGAGTGTGTGCGCCGTGCCATGAAACTTGCTCTTCAATATGGTTTGACGGGTGTGCATACGGATGATTTGCGAGAGATTGGCAGTCTCTCCGATTTGATACGTATCTATCGTGAGTTGGGTGAGGAAGGCTGGAAATTACGTTCTCACCATCTTGTTTACTATCCTTACTTGAAAGAGATGCGAGATGAAGGCATTCCCCCTTGCTATGGAGATGAGTATTTTCGATTGGGTGCTGTTAAACTGTTTGCTGATGGGGCAATTGGGGGGCGTACCGCTTGGTTATCATCTCCTTACTCTGATGACCCTAGTAAAGTAGGGATGGCGATTCGTACAGAGGAGAAGTGGGAACATTTGATGCAAGAAATCCGTCAATCCAACCTGCCCATTGCCGTTCATGCGATTGGAGATGCGGCGGCGGAGCAAGTGATTCGGATGGTGGAAAAATACCCTTTGTCTCGTACGGATGTTCCTTTGCCGGATCGTTTAATACATGGGCAAGTACTCCGTCCGGATTTGCTTGGTCGTCTACGTGAGCTTCCTCTCGTGGTGGATATTCAACCTTCATTTGTTTTAAGTGATTTTCCTTGGGTAGAAAAGCGACTGGGTAAAGAGCGTCTTCTTTATGCATATGCATGGAAGACAATGTTAAAACATGGCTTAACCGTAGCGGGAGGAAGTGACGCTCCCATTGAATCCATGCATCCACTCATAGGGATGCAGGCGGCAGTGATGCGTCGCCCTCCTGAAGAGAGGAACCATGAAGGGTATCAGCCGCAAGAATGTCTTACAGTAGAAGAAGCCCTTTCTTTGTATACCCGTGGAAGTGCACTGGCTGTAGGCGAAGGGAAACGAAGTGGATCCCTGGAGAGAGGGATGCGTGCAGATATAAGCGTATATGATCGCTCGCTTAAGGAGACACCTCCTGATCAGTGGGGAGGAATAGCTACCCGTATGACCATCATCGGTGGTGAGATTCAATATAAAGAATGAACCGGTTCCCGGTTCTTTTTTTTGTTTTTTTCTCATACGATACCAGCGAGGTGATTAAAGACCATGGCTGTGATTCCGACGAATAGTGAGCAAACCAGGTTGTTGGCTCGTTTAATGCGAGCAGAGGCCGAGGGTGATGGAGAGATGGGAATGCTCCTAGTGGGTAATGTCGGGGTGAACCGTGTCCTGGCTGACTGCTTGGACTTCGATGATATTCGTACGATTGAACAGATGGTGTATCAAAGCCCTGGTGGGTTTGAAGCGGTACAAAAATCCTATTTTTATCAAAAAGCAAGGGAGAGAGATGTGCGTTTAGCTGAGAAAGTGATAAGAGGGTTACAGTATCGTCCGGCGGAAATTTCTCTTTGGTTTTATCGCCCAGCAGGGGATTGCCCTCCTACGTGGTATGGGCAGATAAATAGTGGACGCTACAAATCTCATTGTTTTTTTATTCCGACTTATCAAGAATGTCCTAATGTATATACGCGCTAAAAGGAGGTGAATAACATGTATTGGAATCCGTATGCATCAACCTATGGGCGTCCACCGGGGTCTGTCTATCCGGAGCAAACGGCTATGTTTCAAGCAAAAACCTCCCAACGAGGGGGGACGCAACTCTACACAGAAGATGTGATGAGAGCGAACATTGGCAAGTTGATTACGGTTTACTTAACGTTTGAAAACAATCCACAGTGGCCTTCTAAGGTGTTTACAGGAACACTGCGTGAAGCAGGACGGGATTTTATTTTGATTCGTGATCAACAATCGGGGAAAGATGTTCTGCTTATGAATATTGATATTGATTACTATGTATTTGATAATCAGCCTGCCAATTTGGCTGGGAATCGGCAGCATCAGGGCTAAATGAATAGGGGACGAGATCGTCCCCTATATGTTGCAATCTCAAGAGGATGATTATTCCGTAAACAGGTATGCTAGGGCATCAATCGCTTGCTGTGGGCTTTCTACGACGAGTTGTGCCCGCTGTGTCAGCTCTTTGAGAGGGTGAATCAGATTTTCTGGTCGAATGATGATGAGAGGCTTGCCAGCCTCTAGGGCCAATGCTGCATCCATGGCCGTATTCCACTGTCGATATTGATCACCAAACAAAGCGACTACTACATCTGATTTTTGTAACCAGACACGTGTGCGTAGATTATTAATCTCAGAAGCGGCTTGATCGCGGAATTCTTTCGTAGGCTGTTTTCCTTTGATTTTTTCCCCGATGTCGTCAGACAGGTCATGGTCTTCTTGAGGCCCCTTGAAATGAATAGGAAGGCCTCTTTCTTGTGTTTGTTGCCGAAAGAGTTCGCGCCAATCATCATGAATTTGTCCCGCTAGATAGACGGTTAATGAATGCATTGTGAGGCTCCTCTCTGTACCCAATTTGTATAGACACGCCTTCATTATATAAGCAAGTTCCTCAATTCGCAAAAAAAACAAGCGATAACGGTGACACTTTTCTGGTTGGCAGAATATCAAAGATATAGAAGCATTCGTTTGAATTCGAATAGAGGAGCCAGATGCCATGAAGGATTTTGATCAGATTGCACATCAGCTTCGTACTAAAGATCCGAGTGAAATCCTAGCATGGAGCATAAAAGAGTATGGAGACTCGATAACATTAGCATCCAGCTTTGGTGCAGAAGACGTTGTTTTAATAGATAAACTAGCTAGAATACGTTCGGATATTGATATTTTTTACTTGGATACGGGTTTGCTTTTTCCACAGACATATAAAACGAGAGATGAGTTAGCACGCCGCTACAATCTTACATTTATTCGAGTAGTACCGCGTTGGACCGTGGATGAACAGGAGAAAGAGAAGGGGGCGGCTTTATGGAAGCGTGATCCTAATCAGTGCTGTCATATTCGCAAAGTAGAACCTTTGCAAAAGGTGCTTAGTCATTATAAAGCATGGATTACTGGCATACGGAGGGAGCAATCTCCAACGCGTGCCCATACACAAGTAGTGGAGTGGGACGATACATTTTCTATTTGTAAATTAAATCCATTAGCTTTTTGGAAAAAGGAAGAAGTATGGGATTATATTCATAAAAATAAAGTGCCTTATAATCCGTTACATGACCAGGACTATCCTAGTATAGGTTGCATTCCGTGTACACGTGCTGTAAAACCTGGTGAAGATCCACGTGCGGGGAGATGGTCGGGATCCGCTAAAACAGAGTGTGGACTCCATCGGAACAGGGATCAGAAATGATGGCGCTCTGGATTATCATAACCGGTTTTTTAGTTGGTTTGTTGGTGGGCTTGACCGGTATGGGTGGGGCGCTTTTGATGACACCGTTACTCATATTAATATACGGTTTTTCGCCGACCATGGCTGTAGGGACTGATTTGGTCTATGCGGCAGTGACGAAAGCAGCCGGTGCTTTACAACATTTTAAGCAGAAAACGGTGGATTGGGATGTTGTAAAAAAGTTGGCATTGGGAAGTATCCCAGGAGGCATCATCGGAGTCATCCTGATCGGTTTTTTACATCAATCGCCCGCCTTTTCGTTTGATCTCATATTAAAGAAATTTCTCGGGATCATTTTTATTCTCTTTGCTGTTATGATGCTAGTGCGCCTCTTGTGGACGAGAGAGAAAGCAGAAGGAAAGCTTGTTAAGAATCGTTCACTGAAACGCGTAGGATTTCTCGGAGGGTTGTTAGTCGGGATTACATCAGTGGGGAGTGGCTCACTCTTTATCCTCTTTTTGATGTCGCGTACGAGCTTATCTGCGGCTTTGTTGGTGGGAACAGATGTAGTGCATGCTTTTTTTCTTACAC
This sequence is a window from Mechercharimyces sp. CAU 1602. Protein-coding genes within it:
- the sleB gene encoding spore cortex-lytic enzyme, which gives rise to MKFIYKLGLLAIGFAMLATLLIPLNAKANAPQTLQMHSQNGDVWDLQYRLNQMGYYTSELDGVFGYHTKRAVMQFQEDLDLAVDGIVGTQTWKSIKANSYSKAEVTHLARAVYAESRGEPYEGQVAVAAVILNRIESKDFPNSVAGIVFEEHAFESVSNGTFWDEPNATAYKAVDDALNGWDPSLEALFFYNPDTASSTWIRSREQTVKIGRHVFAE
- a CDS encoding alpha/beta-type small acid-soluble spore protein is translated as MTRKRKRRSLLVPAAEAGMEQLKTEIMQKQLGRGHVSPEQMKLEIAKELHVPMQVGYNGELKAKQTGKVGGQIGGAMVKELVQRGLNQWRHQRN
- a CDS encoding MGDG synthase family glycosyltransferase → MERVIILSMGFGTGHNAAAKALQTEFESVPDVTAEVVDLLEFTPSSFHPFLQSGYHHMLKKFPNFYHTLYDWTQQSRVFRYVSAEFIDKVGWMLRPKMKQLHQSIRPTRIVTTHPFALAMLPSKWNKYYYTVGVLTDYDLHPLWMAQAPDYLCTPKGISLDERLREKIQWHYGCKMVETGIPVHRNFIQSACPTEVRSQLHLSTAQPVVLVMGGGMGMGPMMELVNELKDLPTMQLVVMTGQNQALHERLSKEYAHLPIRVEAYRKDMDLWMEAADLLITKPGGITVSEAIAKRLPMLLYEPLPGQEEANQRYLVQQGVAEITSQARVREQVLRYLQQPEALMSIHYRLQRLQSDDAAKQIVHLTLSRAKTRAGRIS
- a CDS encoding fumarylacetoacetate hydrolase family protein, which codes for MKLVTYEMKEQDLMIQAEPVCGRVGWIEADYVVDISFAQEWATFAQGLPLTLTLPSEMIPLLQLEERGRVELERVYEATQGFDVRELTVEGEPIALSLDEVELSAPLPNPAGFRDFYAFEQHVKTSRAKRELEMIAEWYQIPVFYFSNHRSILGPYQPLPYPQGTKALDYELEIGCVIGKRGKNIKRTDAHSYIAGFCIVNDWSARDVQRQEMKVGLGPAKGKDFATSIGPYLVTLDEVEEKRSGEHWNLQMEARINGSTLSRGNVKDLYWSFAQMIERASIDCELIPGDLIGSGTVGTGCILELGTEVHPWISPGDIVELEIEKLGVLKTEVV
- the rlmD gene encoding 23S rRNA (uracil(1939)-C(5))-methyltransferase RlmD, whose product is MQRDCVQCEHKKGKKKAHFHIGGHMVEKKGFYIMAHEGTHIQLKPQQVIRLPIKRMGINGEGVGFYQRQVVFVEGAIPGEHVLARVQEVKRQFVRASLLKIIKRSPARINPPCPVYDECGGCQLQHMSYEKQLVEKRELVKEAFSRYTRIRNLPLEETVGMNAPWAYRNKAQLPLQKVGDRVAMGMYSAQSHRLVEIGDCGVQHEQVNKVLELARRELESLGVPIYHEKKHKGAIRHLVARVGFTTGELQVVVVSRTSDFPQQQAFISRLITQFPAITSVVLNVNPIKTSRIFGTESRVLWGKEKIEEKLGDLTFRLSALSFFQLNPQQTVQLYRQVERVANLQGAETVIDAYCGAGTIGLWLAASAERVIGMDTTKEAIVDANENAQHNGITNVEYHVGAAEKLIPKWMKAGLQPDVIVVDPPRTGLGEPLRTALVQSPIPRLIYVSCNPSTLAKDCAELVRAGYRVKQVIPVDLFPQTAHVEAVCLLEAGR
- a CDS encoding amidohydrolase — translated: MKKIFYDGVFSGEKEGQTPLEALYVEEGTIRDRGSSADMLLQHGRADVARVDLEGGFFYPGLMDSHMHLAAQGKKMSFLDLSGARTKEEMLYLLKRRVEQTDRGEWVIAIQWDENRLLEGKPPSLQELDEVAPAHPLFLLRSCYHISLANTEAFRRAGIREGTPDPEEGSWGRDIAGRFDGWVYENASLPFYRAQPQLSYEERKECVRRAMKLALQYGLTGVHTDDLREIGSLSDLIRIYRELGEEGWKLRSHHLVYYPYLKEMRDEGIPPCYGDEYFRLGAVKLFADGAIGGRTAWLSSPYSDDPSKVGMAIRTEEKWEHLMQEIRQSNLPIAVHAIGDAAAEQVIRMVEKYPLSRTDVPLPDRLIHGQVLRPDLLGRLRELPLVVDIQPSFVLSDFPWVEKRLGKERLLYAYAWKTMLKHGLTVAGGSDAPIESMHPLIGMQAAVMRRPPEERNHEGYQPQECLTVEEALSLYTRGSALAVGEGKRSGSLERGMRADISVYDRSLKETPPDQWGGIATRMTIIGGEIQYKE
- a CDS encoding cell wall hydrolase, with the translated sequence MAVIPTNSEQTRLLARLMRAEAEGDGEMGMLLVGNVGVNRVLADCLDFDDIRTIEQMVYQSPGGFEAVQKSYFYQKARERDVRLAEKVIRGLQYRPAEISLWFYRPAGDCPPTWYGQINSGRYKSHCFFIPTYQECPNVYTR
- a CDS encoding spore coat protein GerQ; the encoded protein is MYWNPYASTYGRPPGSVYPEQTAMFQAKTSQRGGTQLYTEDVMRANIGKLITVYLTFENNPQWPSKVFTGTLREAGRDFILIRDQQSGKDVLLMNIDIDYYVFDNQPANLAGNRQHQG
- a CDS encoding YtoQ family protein — encoded protein: MHSLTVYLAGQIHDDWRELFRQQTQERGLPIHFKGPQEDHDLSDDIGEKIKGKQPTKEFRDQAASEINNLRTRVWLQKSDVVVALFGDQYRQWNTAMDAALALEAGKPLIIIRPENLIHPLKELTQRAQLVVESPQQAIDALAYLFTE
- a CDS encoding phosphoadenylyl-sulfate reductase, translating into MKDFDQIAHQLRTKDPSEILAWSIKEYGDSITLASSFGAEDVVLIDKLARIRSDIDIFYLDTGLLFPQTYKTRDELARRYNLTFIRVVPRWTVDEQEKEKGAALWKRDPNQCCHIRKVEPLQKVLSHYKAWITGIRREQSPTRAHTQVVEWDDTFSICKLNPLAFWKKEEVWDYIHKNKVPYNPLHDQDYPSIGCIPCTRAVKPGEDPRAGRWSGSAKTECGLHRNRDQK
- a CDS encoding sulfite exporter TauE/SafE family protein; translated protein: MWTPSEQGSEMMALWIIITGFLVGLLVGLTGMGGALLMTPLLILIYGFSPTMAVGTDLVYAAVTKAAGALQHFKQKTVDWDVVKKLALGSIPGGIIGVILIGFLHQSPAFSFDLILKKFLGIIFILFAVMMLVRLLWTREKAEGKLVKNRSLKRVGFLGGLLVGITSVGSGSLFILFLMSRTSLSAALLVGTDVVHAFFLTLSTGMLHATFGNVDWVFVSYLLMGSIPGILLGGRLTLHVPDKLLRGFIICILLATGVMML